In Rhodococcus pseudokoreensis, the DNA window CGTCGGTGACGCCGTACCAGCGCAACGTGGCACCGGTGCTGCGCGCAAGCTCCTGCCACGGAACCAGATTGGCGTGATGCTCGAGCTCGGTGATGACGATCTCGTCGCCGGGACCGAGGTGCCGTTCGAAGCGATCGTCGCCGAGGACGTGGGTGACGAGGTTGAGGGACTCCGTCGCGTTCTTGGTGAACACGAGTTCGTCGCTGTCGGCGCCGACGAACTCGGCGATCGCCGCACGCGCGTTCTCGTACGCGTCCGTGGCCTCTTCGGCGAGCTGGTGAGCGCCTCGGTGCACGGCGGCGTTACAGGTGGTGAGAAACTCCCTCTCGGCGTCGAGCACCTGGTTCGGGCGCTGCGATGTGGCACCCGAATCGAGGTACACCAGCGGTTTTCCGTCGCGGACCGTACGCGCCAGGATCGGGAAGTCCTCCCGGATCCGGGTGACGTCGAATACGCGCACCGAGGTGGTCATCTGCGTTTATGCTCCTTGCGTTGCTGCAGCCTGGGTGAAGCGCTCGTAGCCGTTCGCCTCGAGCTCGTCGGCCAGTTCCGGCCCGCCCGACTCGACGACGCGACCGCCGACGAACACGTGGACGTACTCCGGCTTGATGTACCGGAGGATGCGCGTGTAGTGCGTGATCAGCAGGATTCCGCCGTGCTCGCGCTCCTTGTAGCGGTTCACGCCCTCGGAGACGACGCGCAGGGCGTCGACGTCGAGTCCGGAGTCGGTCTCGTCGAGGATCGCGATCTTCGGCTTCAGGAGGCCGAGCTGCAGGATCTCGTGGCGCTTCTTCTCACCGCCGGAGAAACCTTCGTTGACACTGCGCTCGCCGAACGAGGGGTCGATGTCGAGTTCGGTCAGCGCTTCCTTGACTTCCTTCACCCAGTGGCGGAGCTTCGGGGCCTCGCCACGGACGGCGGTGGCCGCGGTGCGCAGGAAGTTCGACATGGACACGCCGGGAACCTCGACGGGGTACTGCATCGCGAGGAACAGTCCGGCGCGGGCACGCTCGTCGACGCTCATCTCGAGGACGTCCTCACCGTTGAGGGTGATGGAGCCCGACGTGATCTGGTACTTGGGGTGACCCGCGATGGCGTACGACAGCGTCGACTTGCCGGAACCGTTGGGTCCCATGATCGCGTGCGTCTCGCCGGACCGAACCGTCAGGTTCACACCCTTGAGGATGTTGATCGGTTCGGCGTTCTCGTCGGTGTTCGCGACGTCGACGTGCAGGTCCTTGATTTCCAGGACCGAGGTTTCGGGGGTGGAAGCGTCAGGGGTAGACATTGTGATCCTTCGAAGAAATGGGAAGTAGTGGTCCGGCGGCGCGGCTCAGACGCCGACTGCGGCGAGTTCGGCCTCGACGGCAGCCTCGAGACGCTCGCGGATCTCCGCGACGGCGATCTTGTTGATGATCTCGTGGAAGAAGCCGCGCACGACGAGTCGCCGTGCCGCGTCCTCGGGGATTCCGCGGGCGCGCAGGTAGAACAACTGCTCGTCGTCGAATCGACCCGTGGCGCTGGCGTGGCCGGCACCCACGATCTCGCCGGTCTCGATCTCCAGGTTCGGGACCGAGTCCGCGCGGGCACCGTCCGTGAGGACGAGGTTGCGGTTCAGCTCGAACGTGTCGGTGCCTTCGGCCGCCGCACGGATCAGCACGTCGCCGACCCACACGGTGTGGGCGTCGGGCTTGCCCGACTCCGGATCACCCTGCAGGGCACCCTTGTAGACCACGTTGGACTTGCAGTGCGGCTGCGAGTGATCCACCAGCAGTCGCTGCTCGAAGTGCTGTCCCGCGTCGGCGAAGTACAGACCCAGCAGTTCGGCGTCGCCGCCGGGGCCGTCGTACTTGACGGTCGCGGAGAGGCGGACGAGGTCGCCGCCGAGGCTGACGGCGTTGTGCCGCAGGACCGCGTCCCGGCCGAGCCGCGCGTGATGCGACGCGACGTGCACGGTGTCGTCCGCCCAGTCCTGGACGGCGACCACGGTGAGGTGGGCGCTGTCGCCGAGCACGAATTCGACGTTCTCGGCGAACGTGCCGCTGCCGCGCTGGTCGATGACGACGGTCGCCTTCGCGAACGCGTCGAGCCGGATCTGCAGGTGCCCGAAGGCGACCTTGCCCTCGCCCGGTCCCGTGATCGTGATGTTGATCGTCTCGTCGACCTCGACCTCACGGCCGACGGTCACGACGGTCGCCGTCTCGAAACCCGAGTACGCCTGCGCGGCCACCCGGTCGGCGGGAACGCCGGCCTTGCCCAGCCGATCGTCGTCGCGGCCGACGGTCTCGACCTTCACCGAGTCCGGGCCCGCGACATCGACGGTGGCCGTGCCGTTCGCCACGGCCGTTCCGTCGTGCAGACCGCGGAGACGGCGCAGCGGAGTGAACCGCCAGACCTCGTCACGACCACCCGGGATCTCGAACGCCTTGACGTCGAACGAGGTGAAGACCTCACCCTTGTTGGCGATCGGCGAGCCGGTCGACGTCCGCGCTATCCGCGGATTCTCGCCCGCGACGGCTCCCGTGACTCCGAGATTCTGGACACCAGTTTCTGGCGTGGTCACTAACCCACCGCCCCTTCCATCTGCAGTTCGATCAGGCGGTTCAGTTCCAGGGCGTACTCCATCGGGAGTTCCTTGGCGATCGGCTCGACGAAGCCGCGCACGACCGTGGCCATGGCCTCGTCCTCGGTGAGCCCGCGGCTCATCAGGTAGAACAACTGATCGTCGCTCACCTTCGACACGGTGGCCTCGTGACCCATGGTCACGTCGTCCTCGCGGATGTCGACGTAGGGGTAGGTGTCCGAGCGGCTGATCTGATCGACCAGCAGCGCGTCACACTTGACTGTCGACTTCGAGCCGTGGGCGCCCTTGTTGACCTGGACGAGTCCGCGGTAGGACGCGCGTCCACCGCCGCGGGCCACCGACTTGCTGATGATGGTCGACGACGTGTGCGGCGCGAGGTGCAGCATCTTGGCACCGGTGTCCTGGTGCTGGCCCTCACCGGCGAAAGCCACCGAGAGAACCTCGCCGCGGGCGTGCTCGCCCATCATCCAGACGGCCGGGTACTTCATGGTGACCTTGGACCCGATGTTGCCGTCGATCCACTCCATGGATCCGCCGGCCTCCACCTTGGTGCGCTTGGTAACCAGGTTGTAGACGTTGTTCGACCAGTTCTGGATGGTCGTGTAGCGGCAGTGGCCGCCCTTCTTCACGATGATCTCGACCACCGCGGAGTGCAGCGAGTCGGACTTGTAGATCGGCGCCGTGCAGCCCTCGACGTAGTGCACGGAGGCGCCCTCGTCGACGATGATCAGGGTCCGCTCGAACTGGCCCATGTTCTCCGTGTTGATGCGGAAGTAGGCCTGCAGCGGGATGTCGACGTGCACGCCCGGCGGGACGTAGATGAACGAGCCACCCGACCACACGGCCGTGTTCAGCGCGGAGAACTTGTTGTCGCCGGCCGGGATGACCGTGCCGAAGTACTCCTGGAACAGTTCGGGATGCTGCTTCAGGCCCGTGTCGGTGTCGAGGAAGATGACGCCCTGCGACTCGAGGTCCTCACGGATCGAGTGGTAGACGACCTCCGACTCGTACTGAGCCGCGACACCGGCGACGAGGCGCTGCTTCTCGGCCTCGGGGATGCCCAGCTTGTCGTACGTGTTCTTGATGTCCTCGGGCAGGTCTTCCCAGCTCTCGGCCTGCTTCTCGCTCGAGCGCACGAAGTACTTGATGTTGTCGAAGTGGATGCCCTCGAGGTCCGATCCCCAGTTCGGCATCGGCTTCTTGTCGAAGGTCTTCAGCGCACGCAGGCGGATGTCGAGCATCCAGTCCGGTTCGCTCTTCTTCGCCGAGATGTCGCGCACG includes these proteins:
- the sufC gene encoding Fe-S cluster assembly ATPase SufC; amino-acid sequence: MSTPDASTPETSVLEIKDLHVDVANTDENAEPINILKGVNLTVRSGETHAIMGPNGSGKSTLSYAIAGHPKYQITSGSITLNGEDVLEMSVDERARAGLFLAMQYPVEVPGVSMSNFLRTAATAVRGEAPKLRHWVKEVKEALTELDIDPSFGERSVNEGFSGGEKKRHEILQLGLLKPKIAILDETDSGLDVDALRVVSEGVNRYKEREHGGILLITHYTRILRYIKPEYVHVFVGGRVVESGGPELADELEANGYERFTQAAATQGA
- the sufD gene encoding Fe-S cluster assembly protein SufD; translated protein: MTTPETGVQNLGVTGAVAGENPRIARTSTGSPIANKGEVFTSFDVKAFEIPGGRDEVWRFTPLRRLRGLHDGTAVANGTATVDVAGPDSVKVETVGRDDDRLGKAGVPADRVAAQAYSGFETATVVTVGREVEVDETINITITGPGEGKVAFGHLQIRLDAFAKATVVIDQRGSGTFAENVEFVLGDSAHLTVVAVQDWADDTVHVASHHARLGRDAVLRHNAVSLGGDLVRLSATVKYDGPGGDAELLGLYFADAGQHFEQRLLVDHSQPHCKSNVVYKGALQGDPESGKPDAHTVWVGDVLIRAAAEGTDTFELNRNLVLTDGARADSVPNLEIETGEIVGAGHASATGRFDDEQLFYLRARGIPEDAARRLVVRGFFHEIINKIAVAEIRERLEAAVEAELAAVGV
- the sufB gene encoding Fe-S cluster assembly protein SufB, with protein sequence MTVTSDQVTSTASANAEPLTQEETIASLGHYGYGWSDSDEAGASAQRGLSEDVVRDISAKKSEPDWMLDIRLRALKTFDKKPMPNWGSDLEGIHFDNIKYFVRSSEKQAESWEDLPEDIKNTYDKLGIPEAEKQRLVAGVAAQYESEVVYHSIREDLESQGVIFLDTDTGLKQHPELFQEYFGTVIPAGDNKFSALNTAVWSGGSFIYVPPGVHVDIPLQAYFRINTENMGQFERTLIIVDEGASVHYVEGCTAPIYKSDSLHSAVVEIIVKKGGHCRYTTIQNWSNNVYNLVTKRTKVEAGGSMEWIDGNIGSKVTMKYPAVWMMGEHARGEVLSVAFAGEGQHQDTGAKMLHLAPHTSSTIISKSVARGGGRASYRGLVQVNKGAHGSKSTVKCDALLVDQISRSDTYPYVDIREDDVTMGHEATVSKVSDDQLFYLMSRGLTEDEAMATVVRGFVEPIAKELPMEYALELNRLIELQMEGAVG